The Elephas maximus indicus isolate mEleMax1 chromosome 19, mEleMax1 primary haplotype, whole genome shotgun sequence genome contains a region encoding:
- the HCRT gene encoding hypocretin neuropeptide precursor codes for MSPPSTKVPWAAVTLLLLLLLLPPALLSPGAAAQPLPDCCRQKTCSCRLYELLHGAGNHAAGILTLGKRRPGPPGLQGRLQRLLQASGNHAAGILTMGRRAGAEPVPRPCPGNGCPSAAVTATVPGGQSQL; via the exons ATGAGCCCTCCCTCCACAAAG GTCCCCTGGGCCGCCGTgacgctgctgctgctgctgctattgcTGCCGCCTGCGCTGCTCTCGCCCGGGGCGGCCGCGCAGCCCCTTCCTGACTGCTGCCGCCAGAAGACGTGCTCCTGCCGTCTCTACGAGCTGCTGCATGGCGCAGGCAATCACGCTGCTGGCATCCTGACGCTGGGGAAGCGGCGGCCCGGACCCCCAGGCCTCCAGGGCCGACTGCAGCGCCTCCTGCAGGCCAGCGGCAACCACGCGGCCGGCATACTGACCATGGGCCGCCGCGCAGGCGCAGAGCCCGTGCCGCGTCCCTGCCCCGGGAACGGTTGTCCTAGCGCCGCCGTCACCGCCACCGTGCCGGGAGGACAGTCCCAGCTGTGA
- the GHDC gene encoding GH3 domain-containing protein: MLVPVLLLLLLLLLLPLAVLRQPWSQDARLSWLASLQHRVAWGALGWAAAWQQQRLEQRTRHMGQSQQQALRWCLQGAQRPHCPLSGSTDTNTFRNHLPLTKISQAQEEGSQEQLLPPTSNQYHGDAFLQATLLGLAALKKAHPEVVAPGSTACVTPTSPWPRPLPWLGHALGQASSPGARDPGALLLEALRCPGLRALEAGTATELLDVFLGLEADGEELAEAVATGNPGPPLPRRAAELREALEQGPRGLALRLWPKLQVVVTLDSGGQTEAVAALGALWCQGLAFFSPAYTASGGVVGLNLWPEQPRGLYLLPPGAPFIELLPVKKGAQEETTSTVLLAEAQKGMEYELVLTDHTSLTRCRLGDVVQVVGAYNQCPIVRFVCRLGQALSVRGEDIGEDVFSEALGQAVRQWPGAKLLDHVCVESSILDSSEGSAPHYEVFVELRGLRNLSEENRDKLDHCLQEASPRYKSLRFWGSVGPARVYLVGQGAFRSLRVALAASPSSPFPPEMPRVLRHRHLAQLLQRRVVS; the protein is encoded by the exons ATGCTGGTCCCCgtcttgctgctgctgctgctgctcctgctacTGCCATTGGCCGTGCTCAGACAGCCATGGTCCCAGGATGCCAGGCTGTCCTGGCTTGCCAGCCTCCAGCACCGAGTGGCATGGGGGGCCCTGGGCTGGGCAGCcgcttggcagcagcagagaCTGGAACAGAGAACACGACACATGGGCCAGAGCCAGCAGCAGGCTCTGAGGTGGTGCCTGCAGGGAGCCCAGCGCCCCCACTGCCCCCTCAGTGGGAGCACAG ATACGAACACCTTCCGGAATCATCTCCCACTGACCAAGATCAGCCAGGCCCAGGAGGAAGGGAGTCAGGAGCAGCTTCTGCCCCCTACCTCAAACCAGTACCATGGGGACGCCTTTCTGCAG GCTACCTTGCTGGGTCTGGCAGCCCTCAAAAAGGCCCACCCAGAGGTGGTGGCTCCAGGAAGCACTGCCTGTGTGACCCCTACATCCCCGTGGCCCAGGCCCCTCCCCTGGCTTGGGCATGCCCTGGGCCAGGCTAGTTCCCCTGGGGCCAGGGACCCTGGGGCCCTGCTGCTGGAGGCACTGAGGTGCCCTGGGCTGAGGGCACTGGAGGCCGGGACCGCAACTGAACTGCTAGACGTCTTCTTGGGCCTGGAGGCCGATGGTGAAGAGCTGGCTGAGGCAGTAGCTACAGGGAACCCAGGACCACCTCTCCCCAGACGGGCAGCTGAGCTGCGGGAGGCCCTGGAGCAGGGACCCCGAGGACTGGCCCTTCGGCTCTGGCCAAAGCTGCAGGTGGTGGTGACTCTGGATTCAGGAGGCCAGACCGAGGCTGTGGCTGCCCTGGGGGCCTTATGGTGCCAAGGGCTAGCCTTCTTCTCACCTGCTTATACTGCCTCTGGAG GGGTGGTGGGCCTAAACCTGTGGCCAGAGCAGCCCCGTGGACTCTACCTTCTTCCCCCTGGGGCTCCCTTCATTGAGCTGCTCCCAGTCAAGAAGGGGGCCCAGGAAGAAACTACTTCCACCGTCCTCTTGGCCGAGGCCCAGAAGGGCATGGAGTACGAGCTGGTGCTGACTGACCACACCAGCCTTACCAG GTGCCGGCTGGGTGATGTGGTCCAGGTCGTTGGTGCCTACAACCAGTGTCCAATTGTCAGGTTTGTCTGCAG aCTGGGCCAGGCCCTGAGTGTGCGCGGGGAAGATATTGGTGAGGACGTGTTCTCTGAGGCCCTGGGCCAAGCAGTGAGGCAATGGCCAGGGGCCAAGCTGCTGGACCATGTCTGTGTGGAGAGCAGCATTCTGG ATTCTTCCGAGGGCTCTGCACCCCACTATGAGGTGTTTGTGGAGCTGAGGGGGCTGAGGAACCTGTCAGAGGAAAATCGAGACAAG CTCGACCACTGCCTTCAGGAAGCCTCTCCTCGCTACAAGTCTCTGCGGTTCTGGGGCAGCGTGGGCCCTGCCAGAGTCTACCTGGTGGGACAGGGGGCCTTCAGATCACTCCGGGTAGCCCTCGCTGCCTCCCcctcttcccccttccctcctgaGATGCCCCGGGTCCTTAGACACAGGCATCTGGCCCAGCTCCTGCAGAGGAGGGTGGTGTCCTGA